A DNA window from Streptococcus sp. LPB0220 contains the following coding sequences:
- a CDS encoding 16S rRNA pseudouridine(516) synthase produces MRLDQLMADHQYARKDIKQLLARRQILVDHLPAQKLSQNIDPGLQQIQIGERIIQELRHHYYMLHKPIGAVTAKRDAHHPTVIELVDPQQEYPDLYPLGRLDRDTSGLLLLTDNGPLGFQLLHPQYHVEKVYEVEVNGPLYAAHIEQFQNGISFTDGPICKPASLTILESTPSYSKAQVRISEGKYHQVKKMFLAIGVKVMTLKRLSFGPFTLDPQLAPGESRPLNEVELTWVKDFLEKTR; encoded by the coding sequence ATGAGATTAGATCAATTGATGGCAGACCATCAGTACGCTCGCAAAGACATCAAACAACTTCTGGCCCGAAGGCAAATCTTGGTCGATCACCTACCAGCTCAAAAGCTATCCCAAAACATCGACCCTGGACTCCAACAGATTCAAATCGGGGAACGAATCATTCAAGAACTGCGTCACCACTACTACATGCTCCATAAACCAATTGGGGCCGTGACTGCCAAAAGAGACGCCCACCATCCAACGGTGATCGAGTTAGTGGACCCCCAGCAAGAGTACCCAGACCTCTATCCTCTTGGTCGCCTCGATCGCGACACCAGTGGTTTGCTCCTCCTCACAGATAATGGCCCCTTAGGCTTTCAACTGCTCCATCCCCAATACCATGTGGAGAAGGTCTATGAGGTAGAAGTCAATGGCCCGCTTTATGCAGCCCACATCGAGCAATTTCAGAATGGGATTTCATTCACAGACGGTCCTATCTGCAAGCCGGCTTCCTTGACCATTCTAGAAAGTACCCCCAGCTACAGCAAGGCCCAGGTCCGAATCTCAGAAGGAAAATACCACCAAGTGAAAAAGATGTTTTTAGCCATTGGGGTCAAAGTAATGACCTTAAAACGCTTGTCTTTTGGCCCCTTCACCTTGGATCCTCAGTTAGCCCCTGGCGAAAGCCGACCTTTGAATGAGGTAGAGCTCACATGGGTCAAAGATTTCCTTGAAAAAACAAGATAA
- the murD gene encoding UDP-N-acetylmuramoyl-L-alanine--D-glutamate ligase: MKFVKQFENKKVLVLGLAKSGESAARLLDRLGAIVTVNDGKPFEENPAAQSLLEEGIKVVTGGHPLELLDEDFAVMVKNPGIPYSNPMVEKALEKGIPVLTEVELAYLISDAPIIGITGSNGKTTTTTMIGEVLTAAGQGGLLSGNIGFPASQVAQTATAKDVLVMELSSFQLMGIEAFHPEIAVITNLMPTHIDYHGSFENYVAAKWNLQKNMTEKDVIVLNFNQDLAKELATKTKARVLPFSTVEKVDGAYLEDGLLKFKGEVVMRADELGVPGSHNVENALATIAVAKVRGVENEVIKETLSAFGGVKHRLQYVDEIQGVKFYNDSKSTNILATQKALSGFDNNKVILIAGGLDRGNEFDELVPHIAGLKEMVILGESAPRVKRAADKAGVSYVDAADVADATKKAFDLASPGDVVLLSPANASWDMYPNFEVRGDEFLATVKGLK; this comes from the coding sequence ATGAAATTTGTGAAACAATTTGAAAATAAAAAGGTTCTTGTATTAGGTTTGGCAAAGTCAGGCGAGTCAGCTGCTCGTTTGTTGGATCGCTTAGGAGCGATTGTGACCGTCAATGATGGCAAACCTTTTGAAGAAAATCCAGCAGCACAAAGTTTACTGGAAGAAGGGATTAAAGTTGTGACAGGAGGTCACCCTTTGGAATTGTTGGATGAAGACTTTGCAGTCATGGTCAAAAATCCAGGAATCCCTTATTCTAACCCAATGGTCGAAAAAGCGCTTGAAAAGGGTATTCCAGTCCTCACTGAAGTAGAATTGGCCTATCTGATTTCGGATGCGCCAATTATTGGGATTACAGGATCAAACGGAAAAACGACGACAACAACCATGATCGGGGAAGTCTTAACTGCTGCTGGTCAAGGTGGTCTATTGTCTGGAAATATCGGTTTTCCAGCTAGCCAAGTTGCACAAACAGCAACAGCAAAGGATGTTCTGGTCATGGAATTGTCTTCTTTCCAATTGATGGGAATTGAAGCCTTCCATCCAGAGATTGCAGTGATTACCAACCTCATGCCGACCCATATCGACTATCATGGTTCTTTTGAAAATTATGTAGCTGCTAAATGGAATCTTCAAAAGAATATGACAGAAAAAGATGTCATTGTCTTGAACTTCAACCAAGACTTGGCCAAGGAACTCGCTACAAAAACCAAGGCAAGGGTCCTTCCATTTTCAACGGTCGAAAAAGTGGATGGGGCTTATTTGGAAGATGGACTTCTCAAGTTTAAGGGAGAAGTTGTTATGCGTGCAGATGAACTGGGTGTTCCAGGTAGCCACAATGTAGAAAATGCCTTGGCAACGATTGCGGTTGCAAAAGTCCGAGGAGTCGAGAATGAGGTCATTAAAGAAACCTTATCGGCCTTTGGAGGAGTGAAACACCGCCTTCAATATGTGGATGAGATTCAAGGTGTCAAATTCTATAATGATAGTAAATCGACCAATATTTTAGCAACACAAAAAGCCCTTTCTGGTTTTGATAACAACAAGGTGATCTTGATTGCAGGAGGGCTCGATCGTGGCAATGAATTTGATGAATTGGTACCTCACATTGCTGGTCTAAAGGAAATGGTGATTCTAGGGGAATCAGCTCCTCGAGTGAAACGCGCAGCAGATAAAGCTGGCGTCTCTTATGTTGATGCTGCAGATGTAGCGGATGCTACAAAGAAAGCCTTCGACTTGGCTAGCCCCGGAGATGTTGTCCTACTAAGTCCTGCCAATGCCAGCTGGGATATGTATCCGAATTTTGAAGTGCGTGGGGATGAATTCCTTGCTACAGTAAAAGGGTTGAAATAA
- a CDS encoding UDP-N-acetylglucosamine--N-acetylmuramyl-(pentapeptide) pyrophosphoryl-undecaprenol N-acetylglucosamine transferase — protein MKKIMFTGGGTVGHVTLNLLLIPKFIEDGWEVHYIGDKKGIEYQEIKKSGLDVRFHSIATGKLRRYFSFQNMMDVFKVAWGTLQSIAILLRVRPQVLFSKGGFVSVPPVIAARLTRVPVYIHESDLSMGLANKIAYKFATKMYTTFEQAHGLTKSEHIGAVTKVTDHIPPTSEVLEEKTKGFRKDLPTLLFVGGSAGARVFNEFVTEHKAELLQHYNIINLTGDSTLNQAEGGLYRVDYVTDQYLPMLQKADLVVTRGGANTLFELLAMNKLHLIVPLGKEASRGDQIENAQYFVDKGYAEQLQEDQLTLETFNETIQEMLKQSQVYHQAMEKSTELLSLDDFYGLLQKDISKGKDDGRQ, from the coding sequence ATGAAAAAAATAATGTTTACTGGTGGGGGAACCGTGGGACATGTGACCCTTAATCTCCTCTTGATTCCAAAATTTATCGAAGATGGATGGGAAGTCCATTATATTGGAGACAAAAAAGGAATCGAATACCAAGAGATCAAAAAGTCTGGCTTAGACGTGCGCTTCCATTCAATTGCAACGGGGAAATTGCGCCGCTATTTCTCTTTCCAAAATATGATGGATGTGTTCAAGGTGGCTTGGGGGACGCTCCAGTCCATTGCAATCCTGCTTCGTGTGCGCCCACAAGTTCTCTTCTCAAAAGGAGGATTTGTTTCTGTGCCACCAGTGATCGCAGCCCGACTCACGCGTGTTCCTGTCTATATCCATGAGTCCGATCTTTCTATGGGATTGGCCAATAAAATTGCTTATAAATTTGCTACCAAGATGTACACGACTTTTGAGCAAGCACATGGTTTGACAAAGAGTGAGCATATCGGTGCGGTAACCAAGGTCACAGATCATATTCCGCCAACTTCAGAAGTTTTAGAAGAAAAAACAAAAGGTTTCCGAAAAGACTTGCCGACCCTTCTCTTTGTCGGAGGATCAGCCGGTGCGCGTGTCTTTAATGAATTTGTGACAGAGCACAAAGCAGAGCTCTTGCAGCACTACAATATCATCAATTTGACGGGTGATTCAACATTGAATCAGGCTGAGGGTGGCTTGTATCGAGTGGATTATGTAACCGATCAGTATTTACCAATGCTCCAAAAGGCTGATTTAGTGGTGACTAGGGGTGGAGCCAATACCTTATTTGAGCTCTTAGCTATGAACAAACTCCATTTGATTGTACCGCTAGGAAAAGAAGCCAGCCGTGGCGATCAGATTGAAAATGCCCAATATTTTGTGGATAAAGGTTATGCAGAGCAATTGCAGGAAGATCAATTGACGCTCGAAACCTTCAATGAAACCATTCAAGAAATGTTGAAGCAAAGCCAAGTCTACCACCAAGCAATGGAAAAATCGACAGAACTCCTTTCACTAGACGATTTTTATGGCCTGCTTCAAAAAGATATCAGTAAGGGAAAAGATGACGGACGACAATAA
- a CDS encoding cell division protein FtsQ/DivIB, whose product MTDDNKKTPTDDKITELSAWQKRNKEYLEKKALEKAEEAEKEETEREEAQEDEDLSEKETASVSEEESDERKESEEEDEFEAEEDPDADGESSEGEEDDPAVEELDPSEKQEKKPSFFKGLKTKKPKKEPTVAKRHIYRALPVIGISSIVALLSIYFLSPLSTQKVIEFSGNKAVDQQLLYEKSRIKEEDYTLTTFLHKSVYEQNMKTASPWIKEVHMHYQFPVTFKVNVVEHKVVAYYVTGEDHYPVLENGEVVETVTPASELPSSYISLKFSDRELVRQFVQEMKSISSSITDKIVSVDLTPSKVTKDLVTITMKNDNKILVPVSQITRKLPYYKAISKQLDDDSTIDMEAGVFSYSEQSIADAKEQAEKEKAESTEKQEEHSEEASHEQNQEQNPEGENSSGNE is encoded by the coding sequence ATGACGGACGACAATAAAAAAACGCCAACGGATGACAAAATTACAGAATTGTCAGCCTGGCAAAAAAGAAACAAAGAATATTTAGAAAAAAAAGCGCTTGAAAAAGCGGAAGAAGCTGAAAAAGAGGAAACTGAAAGAGAAGAAGCACAAGAAGACGAAGACCTTTCAGAAAAAGAAACAGCTTCCGTCTCAGAGGAAGAATCTGACGAACGAAAAGAGTCCGAAGAAGAAGATGAATTTGAGGCCGAAGAGGATCCAGATGCGGATGGAGAAAGTTCAGAAGGAGAAGAGGATGATCCGGCTGTAGAGGAGCTAGATCCTTCAGAGAAGCAAGAGAAAAAGCCTTCATTCTTTAAAGGCTTAAAGACGAAAAAGCCAAAGAAGGAACCGACAGTGGCAAAACGCCATATCTATCGTGCCCTTCCGGTTATCGGAATCAGCTCGATTGTCGCCCTTCTCTCAATCTATTTTTTAAGTCCCTTGTCCACACAGAAAGTGATTGAATTTTCAGGGAACAAAGCGGTTGATCAGCAACTCTTGTATGAAAAAAGTCGCATCAAAGAAGAAGATTATACTCTGACGACCTTCCTTCATAAATCGGTCTATGAACAAAACATGAAAACGGCTAGTCCATGGATCAAAGAGGTTCACATGCATTATCAATTCCCGGTGACCTTTAAAGTCAATGTCGTGGAACACAAAGTGGTTGCCTATTATGTGACGGGAGAAGACCACTATCCAGTATTGGAAAATGGAGAAGTAGTGGAGACAGTAACTCCAGCTTCGGAATTGCCGTCCTCCTATATTAGCTTAAAATTCTCAGATCGAGAATTGGTTAGACAATTTGTCCAAGAAATGAAGTCTATTTCTTCTTCCATTACGGATAAAATTGTTTCGGTTGATCTGACACCGAGCAAGGTCACCAAGGATCTGGTGACCATCACCATGAAAAACGATAATAAAATCTTGGTGCCTGTTTCCCAAATTACCCGCAAGCTTCCTTATTATAAGGCCATTAGTAAGCAATTAGACGATGATTCCACCATTGATATGGAGGCTGGAGTATTCAGCTATAGTGAACAATCCATCGCAGATGCCAAAGAGCAAGCTGAAAAAGAAAAGGCTGAAAGTACAGAAAAGCAAGAAGAACATTCTGAGGAAGCAAGCCACGAACAGAATCAAGAACAGAATCCAGAAGGAGAGAATTCTTCTGGAAATGAGTAA
- a CDS encoding DUF3165 family protein — translation MVYFILGILILLFYLFMTPKSIRGTLNSVTMVVLIVSIIVLTCLAIFQIFQLPSEFFVGAFLAFVGYLALVDISKMTTKQKK, via the coding sequence ATGGTCTATTTTATCTTAGGGATTTTGATTCTCCTTTTTTACCTTTTTATGACCCCAAAAAGTATTCGTGGTACCTTGAACAGTGTCACAATGGTGGTCTTGATCGTCTCCATTATCGTACTGACTTGTCTCGCCATTTTTCAGATATTCCAACTACCGTCTGAGTTTTTTGTCGGTGCCTTTCTCGCCTTTGTTGGCTACCTGGCTTTGGTGGATATTTCCAAAATGACGACCAAACAGAAAAAATAA
- the typA gene encoding translational GTPase TypA, with translation MTKLREDIRNVAIIAHVDHGKTTLVDELLKQSHTLDERKELQERAMDSNDLEKERGITILAKNTAVAYNGTRINIMDTPGHADFGGEVERIMKMVDGVVLVVDAYEGTMPQTRFVLKKALEQDLVPIVVVNKIDKPSARPEEVVDEVLELFIELGADDDQLEFPVVYASAINGTSSLSDDPADQEHTMAPIFDTIIDHIPAPVDNSDEPLQFQVSLLDYNDFVGRIGIGRVFRGTVKVGDQVTLSKLDGTTKNFRVTKLFGFFGLERREIQEAKAGDLIAISGMEDIFVGETITPTDAVEALPILHIDEPTLQMTFLVNNSPFAGREGKWVTSRKVEERLQAELQTDVSLRVDPTDSPDKWTVSGRGELHLSILIETMRREGYELQVSRPEVIIKEIDGVKCEPFERVQIDTPEEYQGSVIQSLSERKGEMLDMISTGNGQTRLVFLVPARGLIGYSTEFLSMTRGYGIMNHTFDQYLPVIPGEIGGRHRGALVSIDNGKATTYSIMSIEERGTIFVNPGTEVYEGMIIGENSRENDLTVNITKAKQMTNVRSATKDQTAVIKTPRILTLEESLEFLNDDEYMEVTPESIRLRKQILNKAEREKANKKKKSAAAE, from the coding sequence ATGACAAAATTAAGAGAAGATATTCGTAACGTTGCGATCATTGCCCACGTTGACCATGGTAAAACAACCTTGGTAGACGAATTGTTGAAACAATCGCACACCTTGGATGAACGTAAAGAATTGCAAGAACGTGCAATGGACTCAAACGATCTTGAAAAAGAACGTGGGATCACGATCCTTGCTAAAAATACAGCCGTTGCTTATAACGGAACTCGAATCAATATCATGGACACACCAGGACACGCGGACTTCGGTGGAGAAGTGGAACGGATCATGAAAATGGTTGATGGGGTTGTATTGGTCGTCGATGCCTACGAAGGAACCATGCCTCAGACGCGTTTCGTATTGAAAAAAGCCTTGGAACAAGACCTTGTTCCAATCGTTGTAGTCAACAAAATCGATAAACCATCTGCTCGTCCAGAAGAAGTTGTAGATGAAGTTCTTGAATTGTTCATCGAATTAGGTGCGGATGATGACCAATTGGAATTCCCAGTTGTTTATGCATCAGCGATCAACGGAACATCATCACTTTCAGATGATCCAGCTGATCAAGAGCACACAATGGCGCCAATCTTTGATACCATCATTGATCACATCCCAGCTCCAGTTGATAACTCAGATGAGCCCCTTCAATTCCAAGTATCCCTGCTTGATTACAACGACTTCGTTGGACGGATCGGTATCGGACGTGTCTTCCGTGGTACTGTAAAAGTTGGGGACCAAGTAACCCTTTCTAAATTGGATGGAACAACTAAAAACTTCCGTGTTACCAAACTCTTTGGTTTCTTTGGTTTGGAACGTCGTGAAATTCAAGAAGCTAAAGCGGGTGACTTGATTGCTATCTCTGGTATGGAAGATATCTTCGTTGGAGAAACGATCACACCGACAGACGCAGTTGAAGCTCTTCCAATCCTTCACATCGATGAACCAACCCTTCAAATGACCTTCTTGGTCAACAACTCACCATTTGCTGGTCGTGAAGGGAAATGGGTGACCTCTCGTAAAGTTGAAGAACGCTTGCAAGCGGAATTGCAAACAGACGTCTCTCTTCGTGTTGACCCAACTGATTCACCTGATAAATGGACCGTTTCAGGACGTGGGGAATTGCACTTGTCTATCTTGATCGAAACCATGCGTCGTGAAGGATACGAATTGCAAGTATCTCGTCCAGAAGTTATCATCAAGGAAATTGATGGTGTCAAATGTGAACCATTTGAGCGCGTACAAATCGACACACCAGAAGAATACCAAGGATCTGTTATCCAAAGCCTTTCTGAACGTAAAGGTGAAATGTTGGATATGATCTCAACTGGTAACGGTCAAACTCGTTTGGTCTTCCTTGTTCCAGCGCGTGGTTTGATTGGATACTCAACAGAGTTCTTGTCAATGACACGTGGTTACGGAATCATGAACCACACCTTTGATCAATACTTGCCAGTGATTCCAGGAGAAATCGGTGGACGTCACCGTGGTGCGCTTGTTTCAATCGATAACGGAAAAGCAACCACTTACTCTATCATGTCTATCGAAGAACGTGGTACGATCTTTGTCAATCCAGGTACAGAAGTTTACGAAGGAATGATCATCGGGGAAAACTCTCGTGAGAACGACTTGACCGTAAACATTACGAAAGCAAAACAAATGACCAACGTTCGTTCAGCTACTAAGGACCAAACAGCGGTTATCAAGACTCCTCGTATCTTGACCTTGGAAGAATCTCTTGAGTTCTTGAACGACGATGAGTACATGGAAGTAACACCGGAATCTATCCGCTTGCGGAAACAAATCTTGAACAAAGCAGAACGCGAAAAAGCAAATAAAAAGAAAAAATCAGCAGCTGCTGAATAA
- a CDS encoding rhodanese-like domain-containing protein, with translation MGNIIVWLVILGAFGWMAFNYFRIRKAAKFVDNATFEELIRQGQLIDLREPAEFHAKHILGARNIPSTQLKLSLAALRKDKPILLYENSRSSRVTNAALFLKKKGYTDIYVLSYGLDSWNGKVKKDA, from the coding sequence ATGGGAAATATCATTGTTTGGTTGGTTATTTTAGGAGCGTTTGGATGGATGGCGTTTAATTATTTCCGCATCCGTAAAGCTGCTAAATTTGTGGACAATGCAACCTTTGAAGAGCTGATTCGTCAAGGGCAGTTGATTGACTTGCGAGAGCCAGCTGAGTTTCATGCCAAGCATATTTTAGGAGCACGCAACATTCCTTCTACTCAGTTGAAATTGAGTCTTGCAGCCTTGCGCAAAGACAAACCAATTTTGCTCTATGAGAATAGCCGTAGTTCTCGAGTAACCAATGCGGCTCTCTTTCTCAAGAAAAAAGGTTATACAGACATTTATGTCTTGTCTTATGGTCTTGATTCTTGGAATGGGAAAGTGAAAAAAGACGCTTAA